One part of the Aquila chrysaetos chrysaetos chromosome 26, bAquChr1.4, whole genome shotgun sequence genome encodes these proteins:
- the LOC115336162 gene encoding rab-3A-interacting protein isoform X3, giving the protein MVKEANVKQAAAEKQLKEAQGKIDVLQAEVAALKTLVLSTSPTSPTKEFQSGGKTPFKKGHARNKSTSSAMGGSHQDLTMMQPIVKDCKEADLSLYNEFRSWKDEPTMDRTCPFLDKIYREDIFPCLTFSKSELASAVLEAVENNTLSIEPVGLQPVRFVKASAVECGGPKKCALSGQSKSCKHRIKLGDSSSYYYISPFCRYRITSVCNFFTYIRYIQQGLLKQQDVDQMFWEVMQLRREMSLAKLGYYKEEL; this is encoded by the exons ATGGTTAAAGAAGCTAATGTCAAAcaagctgcagcagaaaaacagttaaaagaaGCACAAGGAAAG atTGACGTCCTCCAGGCTGAAGTAGCAGCATTGAAAACACTAGTACTGTCTACTTCACCAACATCTCCAACTAAGGAGTTTCAGTCTGGTGGAAAAACTCCTTTTAAGAAAGGCCATGCAAGAAACAAGAGTACAAGCAGTGCTATGGGCGGCAGTCATCAGGACCTTACCATGATGCAGCCAATTGTAAAAGACTGTAAAGAG GCTGACCTATCTTTGTACAATGAATTCAGATCTTGGAAGGATGAGCCTACTATGGACAGAACATGTCCTTTCTTGGACAAAATTTATCGGGAagatatttttccatgtttaacCTTCTCAAAAAGTGAG TTGGCCTCAGCTGTTCTGGAAGCTGTTGAAAACAACACTTTGAGCATTGAACCTGTTGGCTTGCAACCTGTTCGATTTGTGAAAGCTTCTGCAGTTGAATGTGGGGGACCAAA GAAATGTGCTCTCAGTGGACAAAGTAAGTCATGCAAGCATAGAATCAAATTAGGAGATTCAAGCAGCTATTACtacatttctcctttctgtcGTTACAGG ATCACTTCTGTGTGTAACTTCTTTACATATATTCGATACATCCAGCAAGGACTGTTGAAGCAGCAAGATG TGGATCAGATGTTCTGGGAAGTTATGCAGCTGAGAAGAGAGATGTCACTAGCAAAACTTGGCTATTACAAGGAAGAGCTCTAA